In the Planctomycetia bacterium genome, one interval contains:
- a CDS encoding serine/threonine-protein kinase, which produces MGIQAAEALDHAHQMGIVHRDIKPSNLMLDERGKLWVTDFGLARNQGDASMTMTGDLVGTLRYMSPEQALAKRITVDHRTDIYSLGVTLYELLTLRPAFPSNDRQETLRQIAFEEPTAPRKLDKSIPEELKTIILKAMEKNPEDRYATARDVADDLQRWVEHKPIVARAPGIGRRAMKLTRRYAGIVTTASVALCILVIVLACSLLLLNTAFQKEAQQRQLAEFEANLGQEVLTNALEVIDRTILTLGVRELKRYPETQELQFRLVTDALSVCEKMLRDAGDVGAAVRVLNMTQYLARVERQRGNAEVAAALEERARAVVTELSEQSTRDPALAATLVDEITEGLALSDVAKHQSITADLLFQLLPQFRRIPQNSENFYLEALAAEGVSRSAELSNKNKLKLLADLVERGQVHEAGLLDQYLVPVAFSTLYQAMARLYEEDAENAMAAVAWGHAAEYQERFFRHSKQPGYGTVAARCLLEQAEVALPEDREELFAKALELAAPREREQAIATGQLAAVLLRQNKLQEAEKLATRSVEIWRLLLKESSGLDIQTWFPSNPTISLSYETLGEVLELKGERKEVASLFEEEITMWRKFTESVDPPDQVCVRELARAQFAYGAFEIVAGNRKEARPPYQSALNDTRQSLLQVSRYPRGLPALHRLLAYQLLMSPAVRWRDHQSAFAHLVEARSTSDNKEGVEYIEALHSLRTGNSAAAIETLRSHKPSMALALAYALVPDEDAAINVVSKVHVETEHIYSGRGGLREYEVQLRELAKILAIDVREMKLATPFLERWIRRPLPGKTD; this is translated from the coding sequence GCCCGCAACCAAGGCGACGCCAGCATGACGATGACCGGCGACCTCGTCGGCACGTTGCGCTACATGAGCCCCGAACAGGCGCTGGCCAAACGCATCACTGTCGACCACCGCACGGACATCTATTCGCTCGGCGTGACGCTGTACGAACTGTTGACCTTGCGCCCCGCATTCCCCAGCAACGACCGCCAAGAGACGCTGCGGCAGATCGCTTTCGAAGAACCGACCGCGCCACGCAAGCTCGACAAGTCGATTCCGGAAGAATTGAAAACCATCATCCTGAAAGCGATGGAGAAGAACCCTGAGGATCGCTACGCCACGGCCCGCGACGTGGCGGACGATTTGCAAAGGTGGGTAGAGCATAAGCCGATCGTGGCGAGAGCGCCGGGAATCGGTCGCAGGGCTATGAAACTCACCCGTCGCTACGCAGGCATTGTCACCACTGCTTCTGTCGCGCTTTGCATTCTGGTCATCGTGTTGGCGTGCTCCCTACTACTGTTGAACACTGCGTTTCAGAAGGAAGCACAACAACGTCAACTTGCGGAGTTTGAAGCCAACTTGGGACAGGAAGTCTTGACCAATGCTCTCGAAGTGATTGATCGCACGATCTTGACTTTGGGAGTAAGGGAATTGAAGCGATACCCAGAAACGCAAGAATTGCAATTCCGACTTGTGACTGATGCCTTGTCAGTCTGCGAAAAGATGCTTCGCGACGCTGGCGATGTGGGCGCGGCAGTCCGCGTGCTGAACATGACTCAGTACCTTGCTCGCGTAGAACGACAGCGTGGCAATGCTGAAGTCGCGGCCGCATTGGAGGAACGCGCACGGGCGGTTGTAACTGAGTTGAGCGAGCAGAGTACGCGTGACCCTGCATTGGCAGCGACTCTGGTGGACGAGATTACGGAAGGACTCGCACTCAGTGATGTCGCTAAACACCAATCCATCACGGCAGACCTGCTCTTTCAACTCCTCCCGCAGTTCCGCCGAATACCGCAGAACAGCGAGAATTTCTACCTTGAGGCCTTGGCTGCCGAAGGTGTGTCGCGCTCTGCTGAATTATCAAACAAGAATAAGCTCAAATTGCTGGCCGATTTGGTTGAGCGGGGCCAAGTTCATGAAGCCGGTTTGTTAGACCAGTATCTAGTCCCTGTCGCATTTTCCACGCTCTATCAGGCCATGGCAAGGCTTTACGAAGAGGACGCCGAGAATGCGATGGCAGCCGTCGCCTGGGGGCATGCGGCAGAGTACCAGGAACGATTCTTTCGCCACTCCAAGCAGCCTGGCTATGGAACTGTCGCCGCGCGTTGTCTCCTGGAGCAAGCGGAAGTGGCGCTGCCTGAAGATCGCGAAGAGTTGTTCGCGAAAGCATTGGAACTTGCTGCTCCTCGTGAGCGAGAACAGGCTATCGCAACCGGACAACTAGCAGCTGTCCTGTTGCGTCAGAACAAGCTTCAGGAGGCAGAGAAACTGGCAACCCGATCCGTCGAAATCTGGAGGCTTTTGCTGAAGGAATCGTCCGGGTTAGACATCCAGACCTGGTTTCCGTCCAATCCGACGATTTCGCTGAGTTACGAGACACTGGGCGAAGTGCTCGAACTGAAGGGAGAGCGAAAAGAGGTCGCGTCGCTGTTCGAGGAAGAGATCACGATGTGGAGAAAATTCACCGAAAGTGTTGATCCGCCAGACCAGGTTTGCGTTAGAGAACTAGCGCGGGCGCAGTTTGCCTACGGGGCATTCGAGATCGTCGCCGGAAATCGCAAGGAAGCCCGTCCGCCATATCAATCGGCGCTAAACGATACTCGACAATCGCTTTTGCAAGTCAGTCGATACCCACGCGGACTTCCGGCATTGCACCGCCTCCTCGCGTATCAACTGTTGATGAGTCCTGCAGTGCGGTGGCGCGACCATCAAAGTGCGTTTGCGCACTTGGTCGAAGCGAGAAGCACGTCTGACAACAAAGAAGGCGTAGAGTATATTGAAGCCCTTCATAGCCTTCGCACTGGCAACTCCGCTGCTGCCATTGAAACACTGCGATCCCATAAGCCTTCGATGGCCTTGGCGCTAGCTTATGCGTTAGTGCCGGACGAAGACGCAGCAATTAATGTTGTGAGCAAGGTTCACGTTGAGACAGAGCACATCTATTCTGGCCGGGGAGGGCTGCGCGAATATGAAGTGCAGTTACGCGAGCTCGCGAAGATCCTCGCAATCGATGTCCGCGAAATGAAACTCGCCACGCCGTTTCTCGAACGCTGGATACGCCGGCCGCTGCCAGGGAAAACGGATTGA